From Candidatus Bathyanammoxibius amoris, the proteins below share one genomic window:
- a CDS encoding ABC transporter permease, protein MKCFGKTGNRVVLFFLTGTFFLVVLSYLIMFEGSNTGNKVVAADMDLDQRYASLASFRQLVRAVEQCNRNIQNNTSALQDLKKQIKNDSYTMSRIIKENAQRCKKLEDKLTYELEPKVRKIEKALAAVAQRLPRQGY, encoded by the coding sequence ATGAAATGTTTCGGAAAAACGGGAAACCGGGTGGTCCTATTCTTCCTGACAGGGACTTTTTTCCTGGTAGTTCTTTCTTATTTGATTATGTTTGAGGGCTCAAACACCGGCAATAAAGTTGTTGCTGCGGACATGGACCTGGACCAGAGATACGCGTCATTGGCCAGCTTCCGCCAATTAGTCCGCGCCGTTGAACAATGCAACCGTAATATTCAAAACAACACCAGTGCGTTGCAGGACCTCAAAAAGCAGATTAAAAACGATTCATATACTATGTCCCGGATAATAAAAGAAAACGCGCAGAGGTGTAAAAAGCTCGAGGACAAGCTGACCTATGAGCTGGAGCCCAAGGTGCGCAAGATTGAAAAGGCGCTTGCGGCTGTGGCACAGCGCCTGCCGCGACAGGGATACTAA
- the dinB gene encoding DNA polymerase IV, giving the protein MKKNKVIMHVDMDAFFASVEQRVDPRLRGRPVAVIGSQKRTVISTASYEARAFGIKTGMTRGEAKRLCPWLIFVHANNQRYTDTCTRLVKLYKQYTPLVEVYSVDEVFMDITGAAGLSNGAADMASEIRRRIKDTFGLTCSIGLAPNKLLAKLASGMKKPDGLVVIRNRREAGKILKDLPVGDITGIGPRITKNLGEMGIKTCGELAGTPVRTLKKRFGVVGERLHLMAQGLDDSQVVPVDREPDVKSVGHSTTLNRDVYNPETLERHILQLSEMVGRRLRRGHYLGRTVTLTIRYSNFHTFSRRKTIGEYLNDGFEICRLATSLLKSFKLKKPVRLVGVSVSGLVKIEQPPLFKKDRKEKDLIHAVDSVNDRYGEFTLARGRLLEPVNGNGNGNGHGSNGNGGNGVISPAWRPNGVKRVEY; this is encoded by the coding sequence ATGAAGAAAAATAAAGTTATTATGCACGTAGACATGGACGCCTTTTTCGCCTCGGTGGAGCAGCGGGTAGACCCGAGGCTGAGGGGCAGGCCCGTAGCCGTCATCGGCTCTCAAAAGAGGACCGTAATCAGTACCGCCTCCTACGAGGCCAGGGCCTTCGGAATAAAGACGGGCATGACCAGGGGCGAGGCAAAGAGGCTCTGCCCGTGGCTTATCTTCGTCCATGCAAATAACCAGAGATACACCGATACCTGCACCCGGCTGGTTAAACTATATAAACAGTACACCCCCCTTGTAGAGGTGTATTCGGTGGACGAGGTCTTTATGGACATAACGGGCGCCGCGGGGCTCTCTAACGGGGCGGCAGACATGGCCTCGGAGATAAGACGCCGGATTAAGGACACTTTTGGCCTTACCTGCTCCATAGGCCTGGCCCCCAACAAGCTCCTCGCGAAACTCGCAAGCGGCATGAAGAAGCCGGATGGGCTTGTGGTAATCCGTAACCGCCGGGAGGCGGGAAAAATCCTTAAAGACCTGCCCGTCGGTGACATTACCGGTATAGGGCCGCGGATAACAAAAAACCTCGGTGAGATGGGCATAAAGACCTGCGGTGAACTGGCAGGCACACCGGTAAGGACGCTGAAGAAGAGGTTCGGCGTGGTGGGCGAGAGACTCCACCTCATGGCGCAGGGCCTCGACGACAGCCAGGTCGTACCCGTGGACCGGGAGCCGGACGTAAAGTCCGTTGGCCACAGCACCACCCTGAACAGGGACGTCTATAACCCCGAAACCCTCGAACGTCACATCCTCCAGCTCTCGGAAATGGTGGGCAGGAGGTTGCGGCGCGGACACTACCTCGGCAGGACGGTCACCCTTACCATCCGCTACTCGAACTTCCACACCTTCTCCCGGAGAAAGACCATCGGGGAGTATCTGAACGACGGGTTTGAGATATGCCGTCTGGCCACGTCACTCCTTAAATCCTTCAAGCTGAAAAAACCGGTGAGGCTGGTGGGGGTGAGCGTGAGCGGTCTGGTGAAAATAGAACAACCGCCGCTTTTTAAGAAAGACCGGAAGGAAAAAGACCTTATCCACGCCGTAGACTCGGTAAACGACCGCTACGGCGAGTTCACCCTCGCCCGGGGAAGGCTGCTTGAGCCCGTTAACGGCAACGGTAATGGTAACGGCCATGGCAGCAACGGTAACGGCGGCAACGGCGTCATCTCCCCCGCCTGGCGCCCAAACGGTGTGAAGAGGGTGGAATATTAA
- the lexA gene encoding transcriptional repressor LexA, protein MVTRTLTKAQTRAFEFLKKYIEETGYPPSIREMKDGLGLASHSAIQNCLSALVEKGYIRRSSKARAIEFCESLGAGRPVTLPLVGHIRAGAPHPAIEDVEEYVAVDKSFTVGGGNFLLKVEGDSMVEAHIEDGDYVVVRPQPTANNGDIVAALIDDEATVKKFYKRGREIRLVPANPAYKDIVIGPGQSSVTVVGKVVAVLRSL, encoded by the coding sequence ATGGTAACAAGAACCCTTACAAAGGCACAGACCAGGGCATTTGAGTTCCTGAAGAAATATATTGAGGAAACGGGTTACCCGCCGAGTATACGGGAGATGAAGGACGGGCTGGGGCTGGCCAGTCACAGCGCCATCCAGAACTGTTTATCCGCCCTTGTGGAAAAGGGCTACATCCGGCGTTCAAGTAAGGCACGGGCAATCGAGTTCTGCGAGTCTCTGGGCGCGGGCAGACCGGTAACCCTCCCCCTCGTAGGCCATATCAGGGCTGGCGCACCCCACCCGGCCATAGAGGACGTGGAGGAATATGTAGCCGTTGATAAATCTTTTACGGTGGGGGGTGGCAACTTCCTACTTAAAGTAGAAGGGGACAGTATGGTTGAGGCCCACATAGAGGACGGCGACTACGTGGTGGTAAGGCCCCAGCCCACTGCGAATAATGGCGACATCGTGGCCGCGCTGATAGACGACGAGGCCACCGTGAAAAAATTCTACAAGCGGGGCAGGGAGATAAGGCTTGTGCCCGCAAACCCCGCCTATAAGGACATAGTTATCGGGCCGGGGCAATCCAGCGTCACCGTGGTGGGTAAGGTAGTGGCGGTTCTGAGGAGTTTATGA
- a CDS encoding SEC-C metal-binding domain-containing protein has protein sequence MKISRNNPCPCGSGKKYKKCCYLKPKTPSSQTIPPEILRKIQETQDQENERRRQYGEVRPIIHADFKGHKFVAVGSELHYGKNWKSFPGFLLYYIKTRLGSDWGNAELKKPLEQRHQIMQWYDAMCRFQQKQKPNSEGIYEAVPNGAFSAYILLAYDLYVLRDNQVLQDDIIRRLKIPDQFQGARHELFATATCRRAGFSIEFEDEKDRSKKHPEFIATHKQTGQKIAVEAKSKHRKGILGYPGIREANNEIKLDVTSLINKAIKKGADIPLVIFVDTNLPPSNAKQVYKGQQPSKEFQRILDKMQASKDGKDLFNLIVFTNHPHHYGRDDEDDPQRHTTSVFSSKPAIIPTRYQCIIDLHDAARQHGNVPNEFPLDFNN, from the coding sequence ATGAAGATTAGCAGAAACAACCCCTGCCCATGCGGAAGTGGGAAAAAGTATAAAAAGTGCTGCTATTTAAAACCCAAAACCCCCTCTTCGCAGACTATTCCTCCTGAGATACTCAGAAAGATTCAAGAAACTCAAGATCAAGAGAATGAGAGGCGTAGACAGTATGGTGAAGTTCGCCCAATAATTCACGCTGATTTCAAAGGACATAAATTCGTTGCCGTTGGGAGTGAACTTCATTACGGAAAGAATTGGAAAAGCTTTCCGGGCTTCCTTTTGTATTACATTAAAACACGCTTGGGAAGCGATTGGGGTAATGCAGAATTAAAGAAGCCTCTTGAACAAAGACATCAAATTATGCAATGGTATGACGCTATGTGTCGTTTCCAACAAAAGCAAAAGCCTAATTCAGAAGGTATCTATGAAGCAGTTCCTAATGGCGCATTTTCTGCCTATATATTACTGGCGTATGACTTATATGTCCTTAGAGATAATCAAGTATTACAAGACGACATTATAAGAAGATTGAAAATACCTGACCAATTTCAAGGTGCGCGGCATGAGTTATTTGCCACTGCAACATGTAGAAGAGCAGGATTTTCAATAGAATTTGAGGACGAGAAGGACAGGAGCAAAAAACATCCCGAGTTCATTGCAACACATAAACAAACTGGTCAAAAAATAGCTGTGGAAGCTAAAAGTAAGCATAGGAAAGGGATACTTGGATATCCAGGAATACGTGAAGCGAATAACGAAATCAAGCTAGACGTAACTTCACTCATAAACAAGGCAATCAAAAAGGGTGCAGATATTCCCTTAGTCATTTTTGTTGATACGAATTTACCCCCAAGTAACGCTAAACAGGTATACAAAGGGCAACAACCCTCGAAGGAATTTCAGAGGATCCTAGATAAGATGCAAGCATCTAAAGATGGCAAGGATTTGTTTAACCTAATAGTATTTACAAATCATCCGCATCATTATGGACGCGATGATGAAGACGATCCGCAACGACATACTACAAGTGTCTTTTCTTCAAAGCCAGCCATTATACCCACACGTTATCAATGTATAATTGATTTACATGATGCAGCTAGGCAACATGGAAATGTGCCTAATGAATTCCCACTAGATTTTAACAATTAG
- a CDS encoding class I SAM-dependent methyltransferase: MGVLTRVTGLLRRETAFNAVADRYDVLAGKITPELYRGFVEAVARELKSGRILDVGTGPGYVPIEIAKRNKEVCVDGVDIAENFITIAERNAREAALSDRLHFEPGDATGMRFEDNSYDMVISTGALHHWKNPAGVIDEMYRVLRPGGQAWVLDPNKECSKEEWKEFLEKITKLSEAGFFGRLWLRFGMWREIRMSCYSMAQIEEMAGASSFGGCDIHTDGVFMTIKLKKGWT; encoded by the coding sequence ATGGGCGTTCTTACCCGGGTTACGGGTCTCTTAAGACGCGAGACCGCGTTCAACGCGGTTGCTGACCGCTATGACGTCCTTGCCGGAAAGATAACCCCCGAGCTTTACCGCGGATTTGTGGAGGCGGTGGCACGTGAGCTCAAATCGGGCAGGATACTGGACGTCGGCACGGGACCCGGCTACGTGCCCATAGAGATAGCGAAGAGGAATAAAGAGGTCTGTGTGGACGGAGTTGACATCGCGGAGAATTTTATAACGATAGCCGAACGTAACGCCCGCGAGGCGGCCCTATCGGACAGACTCCACTTTGAGCCGGGCGACGCCACCGGTATGAGGTTTGAGGATAACAGCTACGATATGGTAATAAGCACGGGCGCCCTGCACCACTGGAAGAATCCGGCCGGGGTAATAGACGAGATGTACAGGGTACTGAGGCCCGGCGGCCAGGCATGGGTGCTTGACCCAAACAAGGAGTGTTCCAAAGAGGAGTGGAAAGAATTTCTGGAGAAAATTACTAAACTCTCTGAGGCCGGATTCTTTGGCCGGCTGTGGCTCCGCTTTGGAATGTGGAGGGAGATAAGGATGAGCTGTTACTCGATGGCGCAGATAGAGGAGATGGCGGGGGCAAGCAGCTTCGGCGGCTGCGACATCCATACAGACGGCGTGTTTATGACCATAAAACTGAAGAAGGGATGGACATGA
- a CDS encoding M28 family metallopeptidase — protein sequence MTAFDARKAYEYACAVAGPRKTGSPGEAAAVGYITDRLRGFGFDVREDPFSFSTALKLFMKLTILSILVTLLLVFFLFYVNPFLTGVAVALMLFLVLRFMSGIPFVATVRGLLFRKLPFSGRQESRNIVATTATGSTSKRPHVYILAHYDSKSQSLPLIYRMVLIGVFYFGCIYILGHYILAALVWGSPGGWLYAAYCLVNFSGILLLSMVEGNYSPGAIDNASGVGTLLHLAEIVSREPEFFKDVDITFVATGAEEEALAGAFHLTKSLTDDAVDDKGNCYFINLDGVGLNGRIYCTHKIGIHLTFTRGQGDFARLVKEAGKEEGLEVKAPPVVLGVMADHFPLVYEGFNAVTLSTISKKARVVHTNKDGIDQLELEGFDTTGRLVLRVIDKIEKIGKRYG from the coding sequence ATGACGGCGTTTGACGCGCGAAAGGCGTACGAGTATGCGTGCGCGGTTGCCGGACCCCGCAAGACGGGTTCGCCGGGGGAGGCCGCGGCCGTCGGGTATATAACCGACAGGCTGAGGGGGTTCGGGTTTGACGTGCGTGAGGACCCGTTCAGTTTTTCCACCGCGCTCAAGCTGTTCATGAAGCTGACCATACTGTCCATACTGGTCACACTTCTCCTCGTGTTCTTTTTGTTTTACGTTAACCCGTTCCTTACGGGCGTGGCGGTAGCGCTCATGCTCTTTCTCGTGCTCCGCTTCATGTCGGGCATACCGTTTGTTGCCACTGTCAGGGGGCTTCTCTTCAGGAAGCTGCCTTTTTCCGGCAGACAGGAGTCAAGGAATATAGTCGCGACGACGGCCACTGGCAGTACGAGTAAAAGACCGCATGTCTACATCCTGGCCCACTACGACTCAAAGAGCCAGAGCCTGCCGCTCATCTACAGGATGGTGCTGATAGGGGTCTTCTACTTCGGCTGTATATACATACTGGGCCACTACATCCTTGCCGCGCTGGTGTGGGGCAGTCCCGGCGGATGGCTCTACGCCGCGTACTGTCTGGTAAATTTTTCCGGCATCCTGCTGTTGTCTATGGTAGAGGGGAACTACTCGCCGGGCGCCATTGACAACGCCTCAGGCGTGGGAACGCTCCTCCATCTGGCCGAGATTGTCAGCCGGGAGCCGGAGTTTTTTAAAGACGTGGACATAACCTTCGTGGCAACGGGGGCCGAAGAAGAGGCGCTTGCCGGCGCCTTTCACCTGACGAAGTCGCTTACCGACGACGCTGTGGATGATAAAGGTAATTGTTATTTTATCAACCTCGACGGTGTGGGTCTTAATGGCCGCATATACTGCACCCACAAGATAGGCATCCACCTCACGTTCACAAGGGGGCAGGGAGATTTCGCAAGGCTGGTAAAGGAGGCGGGCAAAGAGGAGGGGCTTGAGGTGAAGGCTCCGCCCGTGGTGCTGGGTGTCATGGCCGACCATTTTCCTCTTGTTTACGAGGGTTTTAATGCCGTTACGCTCTCGACTATCTCAAAAAAGGCCCGGGTAGTGCACACCAACAAAGACGGTATAGACCAGCTTGAGCTAGAGGGTTTTGACACCACCGGACGCCTTGTCCTCAGGGTGATTGATAAGATTGAGAAGATTGGGAAGCGGTACGGCTAA